In the genome of Pediococcus claussenii ATCC BAA-344, one region contains:
- a CDS encoding ArsR/SmtB family transcription factor has translation MQKKISEQEMEETVRIYKLLGNPLRIKILYFLENNQADVSTIVSELGVDQSAVSHQLALLKKHQLVDSIKKGKHVYYELDDPHILRIVDDTLAHVAHVILGRPHPY, from the coding sequence ATGCAAAAGAAGATTAGTGAACAAGAAATGGAAGAAACTGTTCGGATTTACAAACTGTTAGGGAATCCGTTGAGAATTAAAATTTTATATTTTTTGGAAAATAACCAGGCAGATGTATCAACAATTGTTAGTGAACTGGGTGTTGATCAATCGGCTGTATCACACCAGTTAGCGTTGTTAAAGAAGCATCAGTTAGTAGATAGTATAAAAAAAGGAAAACATGTTTATTATGAGCTAGATGACCCGCATATTCTTAGAATAGTGGATGATACGTTGGCACACGTAGCGCATGTTATTTTAGGAAGACCCCACCCTTATTAA
- a CDS encoding LysM peptidoglycan-binding domain-containing protein: MNRNRILGFALMSGILLTPLALNTTNALADSFYGSQSNAERADITNWVANTPQQISNNIAAQHIDVNSSNENRYVIQWGDTLSGISAATGISVQKLAYDNNIKNIDLIYAGDVLLLNRNGTVPTDYSYYGDGTYVAMTKVEINLFVDNSETVNINNSPVVNIDNSKNTFKPAENAGKENVTTSGEATDSSSNSSIESSTTKDNESKSHKDKDKKSDDTEEMSMSDFKDEVENDINNHLNSGSISFEDSDSSDSSDSTSDDTKTEKVYSSDQSVKTDSKKLTSDNADAVAKEIAEKLDSDGKTSDLSDADSAVLSLSADGDKFQFNITSTTTKDEDSSSSDSDSSDSSDSSDKSSKDTDSNDDNDSDSNTESDKSSDEQKDDTDSSSEKSKDTEEQDHHDADQSSSNDQAATNSNSDDSDK; the protein is encoded by the coding sequence ATGAATAGAAACCGAATTTTAGGTTTTGCTTTAATGAGTGGGATTTTGTTAACACCGCTAGCTTTGAATACTACAAACGCATTGGCTGATAGTTTTTATGGTAGTCAATCTAATGCAGAGCGTGCGGACATAACTAATTGGGTTGCTAATACGCCACAACAAATCAGTAACAATATTGCTGCACAACATATTGATGTTAATAGCTCAAACGAGAATCGGTATGTGATCCAGTGGGGTGACACATTATCTGGTATTTCTGCGGCAACTGGTATTTCAGTTCAAAAACTCGCGTACGATAACAACATAAAAAATATTGATTTAATATATGCTGGGGATGTTTTGCTTTTGAATCGTAACGGAACTGTGCCAACTGACTATAGCTATTATGGGGATGGTACTTATGTTGCGATGACGAAAGTTGAAATTAACTTATTCGTTGATAATTCTGAAACAGTTAACATTAATAATTCGCCCGTTGTTAATATAGATAACAGTAAAAATACATTTAAGCCGGCTGAAAATGCTGGGAAAGAAAACGTAACAACTTCGGGTGAAGCTACTGATAGTTCATCCAATAGTTCAATTGAAAGTTCAACTACCAAGGATAATGAGTCTAAGAGCCACAAAGACAAAGACAAGAAGTCGGATGATACTGAAGAAATGTCCATGTCCGATTTTAAAGATGAAGTTGAAAATGATATTAATAACCATCTGAATTCTGGAAGCATTTCATTTGAGGACAGCGATTCGAGTGATTCAAGTGACTCTACTAGTGATGATACTAAGACTGAAAAAGTTTACAGTAGCGATCAGTCCGTTAAAACAGACAGTAAGAAGTTAACGAGTGATAACGCTGATGCTGTAGCTAAAGAAATTGCTGAAAAGCTTGATTCTGACGGAAAGACTTCTGATTTATCTGATGCAGACAGTGCAGTTTTAAGTTTGTCTGCTGATGGGGACAAGTTCCAATTTAATATTACCTCCACTACTACCAAAGATGAAGATTCTTCAAGTAGTGATAGTGATTCTTCAGACAGCTCGGATAGCAGTGACAAGTCTTCAAAGGATACCGATTCTAATGATGATAATGATTCAGATTCAAATACGGAGTCGGATAAATCTAGTGACGAACAAAAAGACGATACGGATTCAAGTTCAGAGAAATCTAAGGATACTGAAGAACAGGATCATCATGATGCTGATCAATCATCTTCAAACGATCAAGCAGCTACCAATAGTAATTCAGATGATAGTGACAAATAG
- a CDS encoding MFS transporter: MTNSKPGNKTRTIIVLGMFSFLTSLAGSSVNLGLPQISSQLGISSGLSTWIVQSGLIGTTILLVLFGHLGDLLSKEYIFINGGLLFIIGSAINGVALSFWVLIVGRIVQSIGSAMIMANSMGIVSETFDDHSRAEALSLISVFVSVGSISGPAIGGLILSIASWRWIFLINVPVGLIILLFGCRALPIPKETWNEVRSKLRGANWKGQNLFTLGIIIFFLSSPFFTSTNRNFALGTAFLVVGIIITVYSFIQDDHAKNPWISPSVLRNSAFMVSVSALFLVMAVNAVSNILLPFYLQSFGRMTAFESGMLMMLQSVIMLMASPISGYFADRVNRNVLTMAGLIVLVISQIGYMMYPVTMNLTLIIIPIVINGIGMALFLSPNNAITMGTVDASLSGIAGSFNSFARTLGMTIGISMGSAMLFAQLPGVTRVSPSLGAHFVHAFSNVFLAATFVSLIAFIIVWLRFNAGRKESRVKGTTN, translated from the coding sequence ATGACTAATTCAAAACCTGGCAACAAAACACGAACCATTATTGTATTAGGAATGTTTTCTTTTCTAACAAGCCTTGCTGGCTCCAGTGTTAACTTGGGACTTCCTCAAATTTCGTCCCAACTTGGCATTTCAAGTGGCCTCTCAACTTGGATCGTGCAATCAGGACTAATTGGAACCACAATTTTGCTTGTACTATTTGGCCATTTAGGGGATTTACTTTCGAAAGAATATATTTTTATTAACGGTGGGTTACTTTTTATTATTGGTTCCGCCATTAACGGGGTTGCACTATCTTTCTGGGTATTAATCGTTGGAAGAATCGTGCAATCAATTGGTAGTGCAATGATTATGGCAAATTCAATGGGAATTGTCTCTGAAACATTTGATGATCATTCGCGTGCTGAAGCATTATCCCTAATTTCCGTATTTGTTTCAGTCGGTTCTATCTCAGGTCCTGCAATTGGCGGATTAATTCTATCAATTGCATCATGGCGTTGGATTTTTCTAATCAATGTTCCAGTTGGTTTAATTATTTTATTATTCGGTTGTCGAGCACTTCCGATCCCCAAAGAAACATGGAATGAAGTACGCTCTAAACTACGCGGTGCAAACTGGAAGGGTCAAAATTTATTTACATTAGGTATCATTATTTTCTTCTTAAGCAGTCCATTTTTTACGAGTACTAATCGCAACTTCGCACTTGGTACAGCATTTTTAGTTGTGGGCATTATTATCACTGTTTATTCTTTCATACAAGATGACCATGCCAAGAATCCATGGATTTCACCATCCGTCCTTCGTAATTCTGCTTTTATGGTATCGGTAAGTGCACTATTTTTAGTAATGGCTGTCAATGCCGTTTCAAATATCCTACTACCATTTTATCTTCAGAGCTTTGGACGCATGACTGCTTTTGAAAGTGGCATGCTTATGATGCTACAATCTGTTATTATGCTAATGGCTTCTCCAATTTCCGGATACTTTGCAGATCGTGTTAATCGAAATGTTTTAACTATGGCAGGTTTAATTGTCCTAGTTATTTCGCAAATCGGCTACATGATGTACCCTGTCACGATGAACCTTACATTGATTATTATCCCAATCGTTATAAACGGAATTGGGATGGCACTATTCCTATCACCAAATAATGCGATTACCATGGGAACCGTTGATGCTAGTCTATCTGGAATTGCTGGCTCGTTTAATTCTTTCGCAAGAACGCTTGGAATGACAATCGGAATCAGTATGGGATCTGCTATGTTATTTGCCCAGTTACCTGGCGTAACACGCGTATCTCCATCACTCGGCGCCCATTTTGTCCACGCATTTTCCAACGTATTTCTTGCAGCAACCTTTGTATCCCTAATTGCTTTCATTATTGTTTGGCTTCGCTTTAATGCTGGACGTAAAGAATCAAGAGTTAAGGGCACAACAAACTAA
- the msrA gene encoding peptide-methionine (S)-S-oxide reductase MsrA, producing MNLKRENIESNIYNLILNPHTREWEREQLKTVQNGISSGMNFNVEIDKLEAILRPLAVRNNLTPDVTDFYNQITGKQSETSVFDLSRHYAKDEPYQERAIFAGGCFWCMVEPFEKRAGIVAVFSGYTGGHVDNPSYEQVTGQYTGHVEAVEIIFDKRVVSYQDLVTLYWQLTDPTDESGQFADRGDSYRPVIFVKDQEQREIAEKSKQELENAGMYTKPIVTRIEPTAKFWPAENFHQEFYKKNPKRYQHLERERTQFLRYLRFKGWFKMNLRRFKVIK from the coding sequence ATGAATTTGAAACGGGAAAATATTGAAAGCAATATTTACAATCTTATTTTAAATCCGCACACACGAGAATGGGAGCGCGAACAGTTAAAAACTGTCCAAAATGGTATTAGTAGTGGGATGAATTTTAATGTTGAGATTGATAAACTAGAGGCTATCCTACGACCTTTGGCTGTGCGGAATAACTTAACACCTGATGTAACCGATTTTTATAATCAGATTACGGGAAAGCAATCGGAAACATCGGTTTTTGATTTAAGTCGACATTATGCTAAAGACGAACCTTATCAAGAACGGGCAATTTTTGCAGGAGGCTGTTTTTGGTGTATGGTGGAGCCCTTTGAAAAAAGAGCAGGGATTGTTGCAGTTTTCTCAGGATATACCGGTGGGCATGTAGACAATCCGTCCTATGAACAGGTAACAGGTCAATATACAGGTCATGTAGAAGCGGTTGAGATTATTTTTGATAAACGCGTTGTGTCATATCAGGATTTAGTGACTTTATATTGGCAACTTACAGATCCGACCGACGAAAGTGGGCAGTTTGCGGATCGAGGAGATAGTTATCGACCAGTTATTTTTGTTAAGGACCAAGAACAGCGTGAGATCGCAGAGAAATCAAAACAGGAGTTGGAAAATGCTGGGATGTATACCAAGCCGATCGTAACACGGATTGAACCAACTGCTAAATTTTGGCCAGCAGAAAATTTTCATCAAGAATTCTATAAGAAGAACCCAAAACGATACCAGCATTTAGAAAGAGAGCGAACTCAGTTTTTACGTTATCTTCGTTTTAAGGGATGGTTTAAAATGAACCTAAGAAGGTTTAAGGTTATTAAGTAA
- a CDS encoding KUP/HAK/KT family potassium transporter, whose translation MSLSKSIHKKSFFGMLITLGIVYGDIGTSPLYVMNAIVSDAGKFGNAKPEYIIGSISLIFWTLMLITTIKYVIIAMKADNNHEGGIFALYALVRKRGKWLVVPALIGGAALLADGTLTPAVTVTSAIEGLKGRTIGMINISNSQMMVLISVSIILFVLFLTQRFGTAAIGRSFGPIMLLWFVFLGVAGVINIGPHWDILRAISPLYAIEILFSPVNKAGIFILGSIFLATTGAEALYSDMGHVGKANIYWTWPFVFAMLMLNYFGQGVWMLNNYNNPAFTHMSDINPFYEMVPQNFQLFAIIIATLAAVIASQALITGSFTLVNEAIILKFLPRLKITHPSKIRGQIYIGGVNWILFVLTMGIVWFFQTSQHMEAAYGLAITITMLMTTMLLYEFMRQKFSFGAGLAVLLGFGTLESVFLIASLTKFIHGGYLTLLLTLLILSVMYVWYFGNKRRESYVRDSEYVSLTDYVEQLQSLSHNQHFPIYATNLVYLAKVLPNDKYRVKRNVVSSILDQQPKRAKVYWFVTINETNEPFDSYYTVDLMGTENVVSVQLYLGFKKNQNVNSYLRQIIQDLISENVIETQKTCYGTNLNRTVGDFKYVIISQQLVDLGSNPEVKRWDQLLIGGRVLLQNITTSPAIWYGLEYSTVAEETDPLFTYRKYDIMFKQRRIINWKHKIKK comes from the coding sequence ATGAGTTTATCTAAAAGTATTCATAAAAAAAGTTTTTTCGGAATGCTGATTACATTGGGAATTGTGTATGGTGATATTGGCACATCTCCATTGTATGTTATGAATGCGATTGTTTCTGATGCGGGTAAATTTGGCAATGCCAAGCCGGAATACATCATTGGATCAATTTCTTTGATTTTCTGGACGTTAATGTTAATTACTACGATTAAGTATGTAATTATTGCAATGAAAGCAGACAATAACCACGAGGGTGGTATTTTTGCATTATACGCACTGGTTAGAAAGCGTGGTAAGTGGTTAGTTGTACCGGCTTTAATTGGTGGGGCGGCTCTTTTGGCTGATGGAACGCTAACTCCGGCCGTTACCGTTACTTCGGCTATTGAAGGCTTAAAGGGTAGAACAATTGGTATGATTAACATTTCAAACTCACAAATGATGGTGTTAATTAGTGTGTCTATAATTTTATTTGTTCTATTTTTGACACAAAGGTTCGGAACGGCAGCGATTGGCCGTTCATTTGGTCCCATTATGCTTTTATGGTTTGTCTTTCTTGGCGTAGCTGGTGTTATAAATATTGGCCCTCACTGGGATATTTTACGTGCAATTTCTCCACTATATGCGATTGAGATTTTATTTAGCCCGGTCAATAAAGCCGGAATATTTATTTTAGGAAGTATTTTCCTTGCTACCACTGGTGCAGAAGCATTGTATTCTGATATGGGTCACGTTGGAAAGGCCAATATTTATTGGACATGGCCATTTGTTTTTGCAATGTTGATGTTGAATTATTTTGGACAAGGGGTTTGGATGTTAAACAATTATAATAATCCAGCATTTACACATATGAGTGATATTAATCCCTTCTATGAAATGGTTCCACAAAATTTTCAACTATTCGCAATCATTATTGCGACATTAGCAGCGGTCATTGCCTCTCAAGCACTAATCACTGGATCCTTTACCTTAGTAAATGAGGCAATCATCCTCAAGTTCTTACCTCGTTTGAAAATTACACATCCGAGCAAAATTCGAGGCCAAATTTATATTGGCGGAGTTAACTGGATTTTGTTCGTACTAACCATGGGTATTGTTTGGTTCTTCCAAACATCTCAGCATATGGAAGCTGCATACGGTTTGGCGATTACGATCACAATGCTAATGACAACCATGTTATTGTACGAATTTATGCGCCAGAAATTTTCCTTTGGTGCTGGCTTGGCCGTGTTACTCGGCTTTGGAACTCTTGAATCTGTATTCTTGATTGCTAGTTTGACAAAGTTTATTCATGGGGGTTATTTAACATTATTATTAACGTTACTCATTTTGTCAGTAATGTATGTCTGGTATTTCGGAAACAAGAGGCGTGAATCGTATGTTCGTGACAGTGAGTATGTATCATTGACAGACTACGTTGAACAGTTGCAAAGTTTGAGTCATAATCAACATTTTCCAATATATGCAACTAATCTTGTATATTTGGCAAAAGTACTTCCAAATGATAAGTATCGTGTAAAACGTAATGTAGTCTCTTCGATTCTTGATCAACAGCCCAAACGTGCAAAAGTATATTGGTTTGTAACGATTAATGAGACTAATGAACCATTTGATAGTTACTACACAGTTGATTTAATGGGAACCGAAAATGTTGTTAGTGTGCAGTTGTACCTTGGATTTAAGAAAAATCAAAATGTGAATAGCTATTTACGACAAATTATTCAAGATTTGATTAGTGAGAATGTTATAGAGACACAAAAGACTTGCTATGGCACGAATCTGAACCGAACAGTTGGTGATTTTAAGTACGTTATTATAAGCCAACAATTAGTTGATCTGGGGTCTAATCCAGAAGTTAAAAGATGGGATCAACTTCTAATTGGAGGTAGGGTATTATTGCAAAATATAACAACTTCACCAGCTATTTGGTACGGCTTAGAGTACAGTACGGTAGCAGAAGAAACTGACCCGCTATTCACATATCGAAAGTATGACATTATGTTTAAACAAAGACGCATTATCAATTGGAAACATAAGATTAAAAAGTAA
- a CDS encoding GNAT family N-acetyltransferase: MSFTIKSISPDQYSTTVQIEKKAFAKADHSDGTEHLLITKLRNEKLYIPDFDIIAVSDKTQVIGHAMLSTAKIKNSSATISQKIGVLAPLAVLPNFQKQGVGTLLLHELEQRATKFGLLAISILGDPAYYGRFGYAPASTFDINAPFDVDNKFFMMKELQPHNLDNISGTLEYQASFGI, from the coding sequence ATGTCATTCACAATTAAATCAATTTCACCAGACCAATACAGTACAACAGTTCAGATTGAAAAAAAGGCCTTTGCAAAAGCAGATCATTCCGATGGTACTGAACATCTTTTAATCACAAAGTTGCGTAATGAAAAACTTTATATACCTGACTTCGATATCATCGCTGTTTCAGATAAGACGCAAGTTATAGGTCATGCCATGCTTTCTACAGCTAAAATCAAGAATTCTTCTGCCACGATTTCTCAAAAAATAGGAGTTCTAGCTCCACTTGCTGTTTTACCTAACTTCCAAAAACAAGGTGTCGGTACACTTTTACTACACGAATTAGAACAGCGCGCCACCAAATTTGGACTTTTAGCAATTAGCATTCTAGGCGATCCTGCTTATTACGGTCGATTTGGGTATGCTCCAGCCAGTACTTTTGATATAAACGCACCGTTTGATGTTGATAATAAATTTTTCATGATGAAAGAGCTCCAGCCACACAATTTAGATAATATTTCTGGAACACTTGAATACCAAGCTTCTTTTGGTATTTAA
- the metF gene encoding methylenetetrahydrofolate reductase [NAD(P)H], translated as MKLVEVFKHKTVFSIEVFPPKTEKGSLKLHQALSELKGIEPDFISVTLGAGGSTNRGGTVGVASEIQNHFDVPAVAHVPGLYRTKADVDELLDELEGQGITNILALRGDQIEGLKPVGDFKYASDLVAYINQRGGFEIAGACYPETHQEAANSVNDIRNLKVKVDAGVDHLITQAFFDNQCFYEFREKTDLAGINVPIEAGIMPCLNKKQVLNMAKMAGIPVSQKHLAMMEHYDGNVEATRDAGIAYAIDQIVDLVAQGVDGIHLYTMNNGDTAQRIWKATRSLFAASVR; from the coding sequence ATGAAACTAGTGGAAGTATTTAAACATAAAACAGTATTTTCAATTGAAGTTTTCCCACCTAAAACAGAAAAAGGTTCATTGAAGTTGCATCAAGCATTATCGGAATTAAAAGGAATTGAGCCTGATTTTATTTCAGTTACGTTGGGAGCAGGTGGATCAACAAACCGTGGTGGAACAGTTGGAGTTGCTAGTGAAATTCAAAACCACTTTGATGTACCGGCTGTAGCGCATGTTCCGGGACTTTATCGAACTAAGGCTGACGTTGATGAATTGCTTGACGAACTAGAAGGCCAAGGAATTACGAACATTTTAGCTTTGAGAGGGGATCAGATTGAAGGATTAAAACCAGTAGGTGATTTTAAATACGCTTCAGATTTAGTTGCTTATATTAATCAACGTGGTGGATTTGAAATCGCTGGTGCTTGTTATCCGGAAACCCATCAAGAGGCTGCCAATTCTGTTAATGATATTCGTAATTTGAAGGTTAAAGTTGATGCTGGAGTAGATCACTTAATTACACAAGCGTTCTTTGATAATCAGTGTTTTTACGAATTTCGTGAGAAAACAGATTTAGCTGGAATTAATGTACCAATTGAAGCTGGTATTATGCCATGTTTGAATAAAAAGCAGGTTTTAAATATGGCCAAAATGGCTGGAATTCCGGTGTCTCAAAAACATTTGGCAATGATGGAACATTATGATGGTAACGTGGAAGCAACAAGGGACGCAGGAATTGCTTATGCAATTGATCAAATTGTAGATTTAGTTGCACAGGGTGTCGATGGAATTCACCTTTATACGATGAATAATGGTGACACAGCCCAGAGGATTTGGAAGGCAACGCGCTCATTGTTTGCGGCATCGGTGCGTTAA
- a CDS encoding cadmium resistance transporter → MNFGLLTATFIGVNLDFFIILLFLLKEFKLSRVMIGYLAGVVLLMSLSFGIGKTLELFAPEWILGVLGFIPIYMGLRDDDDDTKIHDSESQIWNVFITYLAVCAGCNLSIFLPVLIGETFTNFVLTLVYIGALTILAVLLIKWLGSNKYVAGFMDHYGEVLMKICYIGVGIYVLFDSGFIMHIIHLF, encoded by the coding sequence ATGAATTTTGGTTTACTTACAGCAACATTTATAGGGGTTAACCTTGATTTCTTTATTATCTTATTATTCTTGCTAAAAGAATTTAAGTTATCACGCGTCATGATCGGGTATTTGGCTGGTGTAGTTTTATTGATGAGTTTGAGCTTTGGAATTGGGAAAACGCTGGAATTGTTTGCGCCTGAGTGGATTTTGGGTGTATTAGGTTTTATTCCAATTTACATGGGGTTACGAGATGATGATGACGATACAAAAATCCATGATTCGGAATCGCAAATTTGGAATGTATTTATAACATATTTGGCAGTATGTGCTGGATGTAATCTTTCGATTTTTCTACCGGTACTGATTGGGGAAACATTTACTAACTTCGTTTTAACATTAGTTTATATTGGGGCTTTGACGATATTGGCCGTTTTACTAATTAAATGGCTTGGAAGTAATAAGTACGTTGCTGGGTTCATGGACCATTACGGCGAAGTTTTAATGAAAATTTGCTATATTGGAGTAGGTATATACGTGCTATTTGATAGCGGATTTATTATGCACATCATTCATCTATTTTAA
- the metE gene encoding 5-methyltetrahydropteroyltriglutamate--homocysteine S-methyltransferase: MTTTIIGFPRIGEKRELKFATEKYWKHEITQSELLQTARDIRLKHWKLQQQAEIDLIPVGDFSFFDGFLDTFFALNIVPKRFRQLELSTLDEYFALGRGFQDEKRSVKALPMKKWFNTNYHYLVPDWDDHTDVKLVGTKLFDEIKEAKVAGVNNPKAVIIGPYTLLKLSRFSGSKKAPDFLEDVVNAYAEILNKVSELEVGWIQIDEPALCFDVNVEDRQLFNQLYTSLLSQKGQLKVLLQTYFGDIRDVYEDTQKLDFDGIGLDLVATSHNVELIQENGFDDQKVLFAGIINGRNIWRNSYQSSVKTLKSLGVKNVILSSSSSLLHVPFTAASETQLPPDVQQHLAFAVEKLDELHDLNLILEGNGQEVLNKNTALFKNIRHPESEKVRTRVASLTASDYVREPGRNEREKIQKAEFNLPVLPTTTIGSFPQTRDVRQNRAKFRRNEISREEYDQFNKDKIKRIVEFQEDIGLDVLVHGEYERNDMVEYFGEKLDGFVFTKNGWVQSYGTRGVKPPIIWGDVSRNAPITVDASVYAQSLTDKVMKGMLTGPVTIFNWSFPREDIQPKESVTQIALAIQDEVLDLEEHGIKIIQIDEAALREKLPLRKTDWFKEYLDWAIPAFRLVHSSVQPTTQIHTHMCYSEFGDIIQAIDDMDADVISFEASRADLVLIDQLVQAHFETEVGPGVYDIHSPRVPSVEEIQKIIEGFLTKLPIKSLWVNPDCGLKTRGEKETFDSLKNLVEATKRVRSSLHETSGSI; this comes from the coding sequence ATGACAACAACTATTATTGGATTTCCACGAATTGGTGAAAAGCGAGAATTAAAATTTGCAACTGAAAAATATTGGAAACATGAAATTACACAGTCTGAATTATTACAAACAGCACGCGATATACGTTTGAAACATTGGAAGTTGCAACAACAGGCTGAAATTGATCTGATTCCAGTTGGCGATTTTTCTTTTTTTGACGGATTCCTTGATACTTTTTTTGCCTTGAACATTGTGCCGAAGCGTTTTCGTCAATTAGAGTTATCAACGCTCGACGAGTATTTTGCGTTGGGACGTGGTTTTCAGGATGAAAAACGTTCAGTTAAAGCATTACCAATGAAGAAGTGGTTCAATACAAATTATCACTATTTAGTTCCTGATTGGGACGATCACACTGATGTTAAATTGGTTGGAACTAAGTTGTTTGATGAAATAAAAGAAGCAAAAGTAGCGGGTGTTAATAACCCTAAAGCAGTGATTATAGGGCCATACACCCTTCTGAAATTAAGTAGATTTTCAGGAAGCAAAAAGGCTCCCGATTTTTTAGAAGACGTTGTGAACGCGTATGCTGAAATTTTGAACAAAGTCTCAGAGTTGGAAGTGGGGTGGATTCAAATTGACGAACCAGCACTTTGTTTTGATGTAAATGTGGAAGATAGACAGTTGTTCAATCAATTGTACACGAGTTTACTATCACAAAAAGGACAACTTAAGGTGCTATTGCAAACTTACTTTGGTGACATTCGAGACGTTTATGAAGATACTCAAAAATTAGACTTTGATGGTATTGGCTTGGATTTAGTAGCCACTTCACACAACGTTGAACTTATTCAAGAAAACGGATTTGATGATCAAAAAGTATTATTTGCTGGAATTATTAACGGAAGAAACATTTGGCGCAATAGTTATCAATCGTCAGTTAAAACGTTAAAATCTTTAGGTGTTAAGAATGTTATTTTGAGTAGTTCAAGCTCTTTATTACATGTACCATTTACAGCTGCTTCAGAAACACAATTGCCACCAGATGTGCAGCAACATTTAGCATTTGCCGTAGAAAAGTTAGATGAATTACATGACCTGAACTTAATTCTCGAAGGAAATGGGCAAGAAGTATTAAATAAAAATACTGCTTTATTTAAGAACATTAGACATCCAGAAAGCGAGAAAGTGAGAACGAGAGTGGCAAGTTTAACTGCAAGTGATTATGTGAGGGAACCTGGACGAAACGAAAGAGAGAAGATCCAAAAAGCAGAGTTCAACTTACCGGTGTTGCCAACAACGACAATCGGATCGTTTCCACAAACTAGGGATGTTCGACAAAACCGGGCAAAGTTCCGACGAAACGAAATTTCACGTGAAGAATACGATCAGTTTAATAAGGACAAAATTAAAAGAATTGTGGAATTCCAAGAAGATATTGGGCTGGACGTGTTAGTGCACGGTGAATACGAACGAAACGACATGGTTGAGTACTTTGGCGAAAAACTTGATGGATTTGTATTCACTAAAAACGGTTGGGTACAATCATACGGAACGCGAGGAGTTAAACCACCAATCATCTGGGGTGATGTAAGTCGCAATGCACCGATTACTGTCGACGCTTCTGTTTATGCACAAAGCTTAACAGATAAGGTTATGAAGGGAATGTTGACGGGACCTGTGACAATTTTTAATTGGTCATTTCCTCGTGAAGACATTCAACCTAAAGAATCAGTTACGCAGATTGCACTTGCTATCCAGGATGAGGTTTTGGATCTAGAGGAACATGGTATTAAAATTATTCAAATTGATGAGGCGGCTTTACGTGAAAAACTACCATTGCGTAAAACGGATTGGTTCAAAGAATACTTAGATTGGGCTATTCCAGCGTTTAGATTAGTTCACAGTTCTGTTCAACCAACCACTCAGATTCATACTCATATGTGTTACAGCGAATTTGGCGATATTATTCAGGCAATTGACGATATGGATGCGGATGTGATCTCATTTGAAGCATCTCGGGCTGATTTAGTGTTGATAGATCAATTGGTTCAAGCGCATTTTGAAACTGAAGTAGGGCCTGGTGTTTATGATATTCATTCTCCTCGTGTGCCCTCTGTGGAAGAAATTCAAAAAATAATTGAAGGCTTTTTAACAAAATTACCGATTAAAAGTTTATGGGTAAACCCAGATTGTGGGTTAAAAACTCGTGGTGAAAAAGAAACGTTTGATAGTCTTAAGAATTTGGTTGAAGCTACTAAAAGGGTAAGGAGCAGTCTTCATGAAACTAGTGGAAGTATTTAA
- a CDS encoding MarR family winged helix-turn-helix transcriptional regulator translates to MDLSKIEKWISIYNRAVREWINIQLKDVPELNDSNYYYVLLVFENPGVSQKDLIKGIYREQSIVTKAIKFLIEHGWLRREKNAQDRRKSKIFVTEKGRSNYQFLKGIASGASEFATQGLSENEAMQLQLLIKKATKPIL, encoded by the coding sequence ATGGATCTTAGTAAGATAGAAAAATGGATTTCAATATACAATCGTGCAGTTCGAGAGTGGATAAATATTCAATTAAAGGATGTACCTGAATTGAATGATAGCAACTATTATTATGTTTTACTGGTATTTGAAAATCCAGGTGTTTCACAAAAAGACCTTATTAAAGGTATTTATCGGGAACAAAGCATTGTAACCAAGGCAATTAAATTTTTAATTGAACATGGTTGGTTGCGACGTGAAAAAAATGCTCAAGATCGACGTAAATCTAAAATATTTGTGACAGAAAAGGGACGGAGTAATTATCAATTTTTGAAAGGAATTGCTAGTGGTGCCAGTGAGTTTGCAACTCAAGGACTAAGTGAGAATGAAGCTATGCAGCTACAGCTCCTAATTAAAAAAGCAACAAAACCAATTCTTTAA